One segment of Paraburkholderia bonniea DNA contains the following:
- the pdxA gene encoding 4-hydroxythreonine-4-phosphate dehydrogenase PdxA yields the protein MPATASSRGPLQIAITTGEPAGVGPELAAQALVAAAALWPKVQFTVLGDADLLVQRARAVGIDWNAFALKRVRIEPRPLGAVSEAGRLDPANGRYVLDLLDAAIDGALAGDYDAIVTAPLQKSTINDAGVPFTGHTEYLAERTHTPQVVMMLAGVSNGSPRPLRVALATTHLALKAVPAALTTDGLVETLRIIHHDLSHLFDLPQPRILVTGLNPHAGENGYLGREEIEVITPALARATALGIDARGPYPADTLFQPRYLDQADCVLAMYHDQGLPVLKYATFGAGINITLGLPIIRTSVDHGTALDLAGTGTADVGSFIAAIDTAVTMARNRRRLTNQD from the coding sequence ATGCCTGCCACCGCGTCGTCCCGTGGGCCGTTACAGATTGCGATCACCACGGGCGAACCTGCGGGGGTAGGTCCTGAGCTTGCCGCACAAGCGCTGGTCGCCGCGGCTGCGTTGTGGCCGAAGGTTCAATTCACTGTGCTGGGGGATGCCGATTTGCTCGTGCAGCGCGCCCGGGCAGTGGGCATCGACTGGAATGCGTTTGCGCTCAAGCGCGTGCGCATCGAGCCTCGTCCGCTAGGTGCCGTGTCCGAAGCGGGGCGGCTCGATCCAGCCAATGGCCGTTATGTGCTGGATTTGCTGGATGCCGCGATTGATGGCGCGCTGGCCGGTGACTACGACGCGATCGTGACCGCACCGCTGCAAAAAAGCACGATCAATGATGCGGGCGTGCCGTTCACCGGCCACACGGAATACCTCGCTGAGCGTACCCATACGCCTCAGGTGGTGATGATGCTGGCGGGGGTCAGCAACGGCAGCCCGCGGCCATTGCGGGTGGCGCTGGCCACCACCCACCTGGCGCTGAAAGCGGTGCCCGCCGCACTGACCACGGATGGCTTGGTCGAAACCCTACGCATCATCCATCACGATTTATCCCATCTGTTTGACTTGCCACAGCCGCGCATTCTGGTGACGGGGCTCAACCCGCACGCAGGCGAAAACGGCTATCTGGGGCGCGAAGAAATCGAGGTGATTACGCCCGCGCTGGCCCGCGCCACGGCGCTTGGAATTGACGCGCGCGGCCCCTACCCGGCAGACACGCTGTTTCAGCCACGCTATCTCGATCAGGCAGATTGCGTGCTGGCGATGTACCACGATCAAGGCTTGCCCGTGCTGAAGTACGCGACGTTTGGCGCAGGCATCAACATCACGCTCGGGCTGCCGATCATCCGCACCTCGGTCGATCACGGCACTGCGCTTGATCTGGCTGGCACCGGCACCGCCGACGTTGGCAGTTTTATTGCCGCTATTGATACCGCTGTCACGATGGCGCGTAACCGCCGTCGGCTGACGAACCAGGATTAA
- the glyQ gene encoding glycine--tRNA ligase subunit alpha yields the protein MLTFQQIILTLQSYWDKQGCALLQPIDMEVGAGTSHVHTFLRAIGPEPWRAAYVQPSRRPKDGRYGANPNRLQHYYQYQAVLKPAPENILDLYLGSLEALGFDLKQNDVRFVEDDWENPTLGAWGLGWEVWLNGMEVTQFTYFQQVGGIDCKPVLGEITYGLERLAMYLQKVENVYDLIWTEWEEPGPDGPELRRLTYGDVYHQNEVEQSTYNFEHANVDLLFTCFNSYEAEAKRMIEAQLALPAYELVLKAGHTFNLLDARGAISVTERAAYIGRIRALSRLVAQAYYASREKLGFPMLANPVRGVPGLTTDAQDAALPAWAPPLKVERMIAPD from the coding sequence ATGCTCACGTTTCAGCAAATCATCCTGACGCTGCAATCCTATTGGGACAAGCAGGGTTGCGCGTTACTCCAGCCCATCGATATGGAAGTCGGCGCGGGCACCTCCCACGTTCATACGTTCTTGCGCGCAATCGGCCCGGAGCCTTGGCGTGCGGCTTATGTCCAGCCCTCGCGGCGGCCAAAAGATGGCCGCTACGGTGCCAATCCAAACCGTCTGCAGCACTACTACCAATACCAGGCTGTGCTCAAGCCCGCGCCTGAAAATATCCTCGATCTTTATCTCGGTTCGCTCGAAGCTCTCGGCTTCGACCTGAAGCAAAACGACGTGCGTTTCGTCGAAGACGACTGGGAAAATCCCACGCTCGGCGCATGGGGTCTCGGCTGGGAGGTTTGGCTCAACGGGATGGAAGTCACCCAGTTCACTTATTTCCAGCAGGTCGGCGGGATCGACTGCAAGCCGGTGCTGGGTGAGATCACCTACGGTCTTGAGCGTCTGGCGATGTATCTGCAAAAAGTCGAAAACGTCTACGACCTGATCTGGACCGAGTGGGAAGAACCTGGCCCCGATGGCCCTGAACTGCGCCGTCTCACCTATGGCGACGTCTATCACCAGAACGAAGTCGAACAGTCCACCTACAACTTCGAACACGCCAACGTCGATCTGCTCTTCACCTGCTTCAACAGCTACGAAGCCGAAGCCAAACGCATGATCGAAGCGCAACTCGCGCTTCCCGCCTATGAGCTAGTGCTCAAGGCAGGCCATACCTTCAATCTGCTCGACGCGCGCGGCGCGATCTCCGTAACTGAACGCGCGGCATATATCGGCCGCATCCGGGCGCTGTCGCGCCTGGTCGCCCAGGCGTATTACGCGTCGCGTGAAAAACTGGGCTTTCCGATGCTGGCCAATCCGGTGCGAGGCGTTCCTGGCCTCACCACCGACGCCCAGGATGCCGCGCTGCCCGCCTGGGCGCCGCCGCTGAAAGTCGAACGCATGATCGCCCCGGACTGA
- the gloA gene encoding lactoylglutathione lyase: MRLLHTMLRVGNLDRSIAFYTGLLGMKLLRREDYPEGKFTLAFVGYTDEQNGTVIELTHNWDTSAYTMGDAFGHLAIEVEDAYAACDAIRAQGGQVVREAGPMKHGTTVIAFVTDPDGYKIEFIQKKV; this comes from the coding sequence ATGCGCCTGCTACACACGATGCTTCGCGTAGGCAACCTTGATCGTTCGATCGCGTTTTACACCGGCCTGCTCGGCATGAAGCTGCTGCGCCGCGAAGATTATCCCGAGGGCAAATTCACGCTCGCCTTCGTGGGCTATACCGACGAGCAAAACGGCACAGTGATCGAATTGACCCACAACTGGGATACCTCCGCATACACCATGGGCGATGCGTTTGGCCATCTGGCCATCGAGGTTGAGGATGCATACGCGGCATGCGATGCGATCCGCGCGCAAGGCGGCCAGGTTGTGCGCGAAGCCGGCCCGATGAAGCATGGCACCACGGTGATTGCGTTCGTCACCGATCCGGACGGCTACAAGATCGAATTTATTCAGAAAAAAGTTTGA
- the gmhB gene encoding D-glycero-beta-D-manno-heptose 1,7-bisphosphate 7-phosphatase, which translates to MPTSPKKVVILDRDGVINVDSPGFIKSPDEWLPLPGSLEAIARLNQAGYRVAVATNQSGIGRGLFDMSALNAMHQKMHLMVAAMGGRIDAVFFCPHTAEDQCECRKPKPGMLKMIAERFEVEPQDTPVVGDALRDLQAGAALGCTPHLVLSGKGQQTLAAGGLPPGTQIHQDLRAFALDFLAEEHE; encoded by the coding sequence ATGCCCACCAGCCCAAAGAAAGTCGTCATCCTCGACCGCGACGGTGTGATCAACGTCGATTCACCGGGCTTCATCAAGTCGCCCGATGAATGGCTACCGTTGCCAGGCAGCCTCGAAGCCATCGCCCGGCTAAATCAGGCGGGCTACCGGGTCGCCGTGGCGACCAACCAGTCGGGCATTGGGCGTGGCCTGTTCGACATGAGCGCGCTCAATGCGATGCATCAAAAAATGCATCTGATGGTGGCCGCGATGGGCGGACGGATCGACGCCGTTTTTTTCTGCCCGCACACCGCTGAAGACCAGTGTGAATGCCGCAAGCCGAAACCCGGCATGCTGAAAATGATCGCTGAGCGCTTCGAGGTCGAGCCGCAAGACACCCCAGTGGTAGGCGACGCGTTACGTGACCTGCAAGCCGGGGCGGCGCTCGGCTGCACACCACATTTGGTGCTGAGCGGCAAAGGCCAGCAAACCCTGGCGGCAGGCGGCTTACCACCCGGCACACAGATTCACCAGGACCTGCGCGCGTTCGCGCTCGATTTTCTCGCTGAGGAACACGAATAA
- the glyS gene encoding glycine--tRNA ligase subunit beta produces MTHPAQATLLVELLTEELPPKALQRLGDAFAEGLAQRLAARGLTDAAPLFERFATPRRLAVTIQDVRAVAAEKQLREKVLPVSVALDAQGQPTAPLAKKLAALGFPDFPLEQLERASDGKAEAFFLSHTAPGITLAEGLQAALDETLAKLPIPKVMTYQRGDGTNVQFVRPVHRLTVLHGQHVVPVTAFGIDADDTTLGHRFLSDGLVALQHADTYAQTLRQRGHVLASFSERRDTIRTQLLAQADGDTVVMPDALLDEVTALVEWPAVYACRFEDEFLQVPQECLILTMQTNQKYFALTDASGKLRSRFLLVSNLETTTPGDIIEGNERVVRPRLADAKFFFEQDQKKPLAQRVPLLANVVYHNKLGSALQRTERIEALAGAIATLAGADVALAQRAAHLAKADLLTDMVGEFPELQGTMGTWYARHDGEPEEVALACSEHYQPRFSGDALPASTTGAVVALADKLETLVGIWGIGLQPTGEKDPFALRRHALGVLRLLLEKPWSLDLLELLHTAHAQFSALPHVTDSTAAIYDFCMDRLRGLLRERSYAAGEIDAVLALSPTRLDDIVERLNAVREFAALPEAASLAAANKRISNILKKADGSSKSGVQPTLLLEAAEKALYAQLEQVTPHVQAQLAARQYTGALSALAALREPVDAFFNEVMVNADDPALRANRLALLGALHQQMNCVADISRLAA; encoded by the coding sequence ATGACTCATCCTGCACAAGCCACACTACTCGTCGAACTGCTCACCGAGGAACTCCCGCCCAAAGCACTCCAGCGTCTGGGCGATGCCTTTGCCGAAGGTCTCGCCCAGCGCCTCGCGGCGCGCGGCCTGACCGATGCTGCGCCGCTCTTCGAGCGCTTCGCCACGCCACGCCGCCTGGCCGTCACGATCCAGGACGTGCGTGCCGTCGCCGCTGAAAAACAGCTACGCGAAAAAGTGCTGCCGGTTTCGGTCGCACTCGATGCTCAGGGCCAGCCCACTGCGCCGCTGGCCAAAAAACTTGCGGCGCTTGGCTTCCCCGATTTCCCACTGGAACAGCTTGAACGTGCCTCCGACGGCAAGGCCGAGGCGTTCTTCCTCAGCCACACCGCGCCAGGCATCACGCTGGCCGAAGGGCTCCAGGCGGCGCTCGACGAAACCCTCGCTAAACTGCCCATCCCGAAGGTCATGACCTACCAGCGCGGTGATGGCACGAACGTGCAGTTCGTGCGCCCGGTCCATCGCTTGACGGTGCTGCATGGCCAGCACGTGGTGCCGGTCACCGCGTTCGGCATTGATGCAGACGACACCACGCTGGGCCACCGTTTTCTCTCAGATGGTCTGGTCGCGCTGCAACATGCGGATACCTACGCGCAAACGCTGCGCCAGCGCGGCCATGTGCTCGCCAGCTTCAGCGAGCGCCGCGACACCATTCGCACGCAACTGCTGGCGCAAGCCGATGGCGACACGGTCGTGATGCCCGACGCGCTGCTCGACGAAGTCACCGCACTGGTTGAATGGCCCGCCGTGTACGCCTGCCGCTTCGAGGACGAATTCCTGCAAGTGCCGCAAGAGTGCCTGATCCTCACGATGCAGACCAACCAGAAATACTTCGCCTTAACCGACGCCAGCGGCAAACTGCGCTCGCGTTTTCTGCTCGTGTCGAATCTCGAAACCACCACGCCTGGCGACATCATCGAAGGCAATGAACGGGTCGTGCGCCCACGCCTGGCGGATGCGAAATTCTTCTTCGAACAAGACCAGAAAAAACCCCTCGCCCAGCGCGTACCGCTGCTGGCGAACGTGGTCTATCACAACAAGCTGGGCTCAGCGCTGCAACGCACTGAACGCATCGAAGCACTAGCGGGCGCAATTGCCACGCTGGCCGGTGCCGATGTTGCGCTCGCGCAGCGCGCCGCACATCTGGCGAAGGCCGATCTGCTCACCGACATGGTGGGTGAATTCCCCGAACTGCAAGGCACCATGGGCACCTGGTACGCTCGTCACGACGGCGAGCCAGAAGAAGTCGCACTGGCGTGCTCGGAGCATTACCAGCCACGCTTTTCCGGCGATGCCCTGCCAGCCAGCACCACGGGCGCAGTGGTCGCGCTGGCAGACAAGCTCGAAACCCTGGTTGGCATCTGGGGCATCGGCCTGCAGCCGACGGGCGAGAAAGATCCGTTCGCGCTACGGCGTCACGCGCTGGGCGTGCTGCGCCTGCTGCTCGAAAAGCCATGGTCGCTGGATCTGCTCGAACTCCTGCACACAGCACACGCCCAGTTCAGCGCGCTGCCGCACGTCACCGATTCCACCGCTGCGATTTACGACTTCTGCATGGACCGTCTGCGTGGCCTGCTGCGCGAGCGCAGCTACGCCGCCGGTGAAATCGACGCGGTGCTGGCACTCAGCCCAACCCGCCTGGATGACATCGTCGAGCGCCTCAACGCCGTGCGCGAATTCGCCGCGCTGCCGGAAGCCGCCTCCCTGGCCGCCGCCAACAAACGCATTTCGAACATTCTGAAAAAAGCGGACGGCTCATCGAAGAGCGGCGTGCAACCCACGCTCCTGCTCGAAGCGGCCGAAAAAGCGCTGTACGCGCAGCTCGAACAAGTCACGCCACACGTACAGGCGCAACTCGCGGCGCGCCAGTACACCGGCGCGTTAAGCGCATTGGCAGCGTTGCGCGAACCAGTAGATGCGTTCTTTAACGAAGTGATGGTCAACGCCGACGATCCCGCGTTGCGGGCCAACCGGCTGGCACTGCTCGGTGCATTGCACCAGCAGATGAACTGCGTCGCCGATATTTCACGGCTTGCCGCCTGA
- a CDS encoding lysophospholipid acyltransferase family protein, protein MRFLRSLLLLVYLVVFTVPYAIACFIAFPFLHADRRYWMAAGWCRATLVMVRWLAGIRYEIQGFENLPDGPAVLLSKHQSAWETFAFPALMPRPLCYVFKRELLFVPFFGWTLGMLKMVHIDRKEGKNAFDSVTRQGRARMEEGAWVIMFPEGTRTSTGTQGKYKTGGARFAVATGAPAVPIAHNAGRVWPRNSFMKYPGVVTLSIGQPIDSTGLTPEELNTRVENWIEAEMRRIDPDAYPAEASQATPLPRSPNLTR, encoded by the coding sequence ATGCGCTTTCTCCGCTCGCTGCTTTTACTGGTTTATCTCGTGGTCTTTACCGTGCCTTACGCGATTGCCTGCTTTATTGCCTTTCCGTTCCTGCACGCCGACCGCCGTTACTGGATGGCGGCAGGCTGGTGCCGTGCGACGCTGGTCATGGTGCGCTGGCTCGCTGGCATCCGCTACGAAATCCAGGGCTTTGAAAATCTGCCAGACGGCCCCGCCGTGCTGCTGTCCAAGCACCAGTCGGCATGGGAAACCTTCGCCTTTCCGGCCTTGATGCCCCGCCCGCTGTGCTACGTCTTCAAACGTGAATTGCTGTTCGTGCCGTTTTTCGGCTGGACCCTCGGAATGTTGAAGATGGTTCACATCGACCGCAAAGAAGGCAAGAACGCGTTCGATTCCGTGACACGCCAAGGCCGGGCACGAATGGAAGAAGGCGCGTGGGTCATCATGTTTCCCGAAGGCACGCGCACCTCAACCGGCACCCAGGGCAAATACAAAACCGGCGGCGCACGCTTTGCCGTCGCCACTGGTGCGCCAGCCGTACCAATTGCCCATAACGCAGGGCGCGTCTGGCCACGCAATTCATTCATGAAATATCCCGGCGTCGTCACGCTGTCGATCGGCCAACCCATCGACTCCACCGGGCTGACCCCAGAAGAACTCAACACCCGCGTAGAGAACTGGATCGAAGCCGAAATGCGCCGGATTGATCCGGATGCCTATCCAGCGGAAGCTAGCCAAGCCACACCGCTCCCCCGCAGCCCCAACCTGACGCGCTAG
- a CDS encoding peptidylprolyl isomerase, whose amino-acid sequence MTGIGSFIKCEKTGDVPGPTGVSVIAIKQFRLAVLIAGLAASASFLLTKPASAQSLNASPGRMVDTIAAVVNNGVITQRELDEREGLITQRLNQQHAPLPPLDQLRQQVLSQMVLERIQLQKAREEGISIDNDQLQKTLGKLAEANHLTLDNYRAQIEARGVPWATFVGDARTEMILSRLREKDVDSKITVSDAEVANYIASQRGPNAGLLNDLRFEHILVKAPLNAAQTDLEAAQQKAQALLAQAMSGTSFEKLAKANSQASDAAKGGDMGFLPPSQLPADFVSAAATLRPGQVNPELIRTGDGFEIVRLVERRAGKGMTPGDAPKLMQTHVRHILLRVGEGMPEPAARQKLLEIRREIEAGGDFSKFAKTYSQDGSASQGGDLGWVSPGETVPEFERAMNSLQDNQISGPVRSEYGYHLIQVLARRESEGSVAQQMDMARQAIGQRKAEQAYSDWLRELRDTAYVDIKPGALNGPAAR is encoded by the coding sequence ATGACGGGCATCGGGTCATTCATCAAATGCGAAAAGACCGGCGACGTGCCTGGTCCCACTGGAGTATCTGTGATAGCCATCAAACAATTCCGTCTAGCCGTGCTGATCGCCGGCCTTGCCGCGAGCGCATCGTTTTTGCTGACGAAGCCCGCCTCTGCCCAATCACTGAATGCCAGTCCTGGCCGGATGGTCGATACCATCGCCGCCGTGGTGAATAACGGCGTGATTACCCAGCGCGAGCTTGACGAGCGCGAGGGCCTGATTACCCAGCGGCTCAACCAGCAACATGCGCCGCTGCCGCCACTGGATCAGCTACGTCAGCAGGTGCTGAGCCAGATGGTGCTGGAGCGTATCCAGTTGCAAAAGGCGCGTGAAGAAGGCATCAGTATCGATAACGACCAGTTACAGAAAACCCTTGGCAAGCTGGCTGAGGCGAACCACCTGACGCTCGACAATTACCGCGCGCAGATCGAAGCGCGTGGCGTGCCATGGGCGACTTTCGTGGGCGACGCCAGAACCGAGATGATTCTTTCGCGTCTGCGGGAGAAAGACGTAGATAGCAAGATCACGGTGTCAGACGCCGAAGTGGCGAACTACATCGCTAGTCAGCGTGGCCCGAATGCAGGCCTGCTGAACGATTTGCGCTTCGAACACATTCTGGTCAAGGCCCCGCTGAATGCCGCGCAAACCGATCTCGAAGCGGCTCAGCAAAAAGCGCAGGCCTTGCTCGCGCAGGCTATGAGCGGCACTTCGTTTGAAAAGCTGGCCAAGGCCAATTCGCAAGCCAGCGATGCCGCCAAGGGCGGCGACATGGGCTTTTTGCCACCGTCGCAGTTGCCGGCTGATTTCGTTAGCGCAGCCGCCACGCTGCGTCCCGGCCAGGTCAATCCTGAACTGATCCGTACGGGCGATGGTTTTGAAATCGTGCGTCTGGTTGAGCGCCGCGCGGGCAAGGGCATGACGCCAGGCGATGCACCAAAGCTCATGCAAACCCATGTGCGCCATATCTTGCTGCGTGTCGGTGAAGGCATGCCAGAACCCGCTGCCCGTCAAAAGCTGCTCGAAATCCGGCGTGAAATTGAAGCGGGCGGTGATTTCAGCAAATTTGCCAAGACGTACTCGCAGGATGGTTCGGCTTCGCAAGGCGGGGATCTTGGCTGGGTTAGTCCAGGTGAGACCGTGCCGGAATTCGAGCGCGCCATGAACAGCTTGCAGGACAACCAGATCAGTGGCCCGGTGCGCAGCGAGTACGGCTATCACCTGATCCAGGTGCTGGCGCGCCGCGAGTCGGAAGGCTCGGTCGCGCAACAGATGGATATGGCGCGTCAGGCCATCGGCCAGCGCAAGGCTGAACAGGCTTATTCCGACTGGCTGCGCGAGTTGCGCGACACCGCCTATGTCGATATCAAGCCAGGCGCACTGAACGGCCCAGCCGCGCGCTAA
- a CDS encoding DUF6531 domain-containing protein, translating to MYPGSGAVTLTEADFVSGDDLPLYFTRTYRSKPRASNASAMGPAWFHSWQRHLDLTNANHSRTAKVLAYRENGEPITFNWNAGAWRTPGFTGLALTRNGSESGNANEAAWTLTNLQTDTTESYSAQGVLLTESTRTGFVRTLSYDSSGLLSTITQHAIGTDARKDITLRLDYDDKRRLSRLNDPLGRLTQSLSAYKGSGDFAVIVLNPDPFNYFHFHFGKHPGFIIEANRSDNDFFEILMKDPGDSPADVIGFYSEQYVVLPLSGEWFMYADRGWDWGTGVLITGPPDVMNVARQAFAFYENPG from the coding sequence GTGTATCCGGGCAGCGGTGCCGTGACGCTCACGGAAGCCGACTTCGTGAGCGGCGACGACCTGCCGCTGTACTTCACCCGAACCTACCGCTCAAAACCGCGCGCCAGCAATGCCAGCGCAATGGGTCCAGCCTGGTTTCATAGCTGGCAACGGCATCTCGATCTGACTAACGCGAACCACAGCCGTACCGCAAAGGTGCTGGCTTACCGCGAAAACGGCGAACCCATCACGTTTAACTGGAACGCAGGTGCATGGCGTACCCCCGGTTTTACAGGCCTTGCACTGACACGAAACGGAAGCGAAAGCGGAAACGCGAATGAAGCCGCCTGGACGCTGACCAATCTGCAAACCGACACCACCGAATCGTATTCCGCCCAAGGTGTGCTGCTAACGGAAAGCACCCGGACAGGCTTTGTCCGCACCCTGAGCTATGACAGCTCAGGCCTGCTCAGCACGATCACACAGCACGCCATCGGCACAGATGCCCGCAAGGACATCACGCTCAGGCTCGATTACGACGACAAACGCCGCCTGTCACGCCTGAACGATCCGCTGGGCCGCCTGACCCAAAGCCTTTCTGCTTACAAAGGCTCCGGTGATTTCGCAGTGATCGTGCTAAATCCAGACCCATTCAATTATTTCCATTTTCATTTTGGCAAACATCCGGGATTCATCATTGAAGCAAATCGTAGCGACAATGATTTTTTTGAAATTCTGATGAAAGATCCGGGTGATAGCCCTGCTGACGTCATTGGCTTTTATTCTGAGCAGTATGTGGTTTTACCGCTTTCAGGGGAATGGTTTATGTACGCCGATCGTGGCTGGGATTGGGGCACCGGTGTATTAATAACCGGGCCGCCAGATGTAATGAACGTCGCACGCCAAGCCTTTGCTTTTTATGAGAATCCTGGATGA
- the rsmA gene encoding 16S rRNA (adenine(1518)-N(6)/adenine(1519)-N(6))-dimethyltransferase RsmA has translation MTHTPSRQHQGHFARKRFGQNFLVDTGVIDSIVDVIRPQPGERMVEIGPGLGALTKPLIERLASPQSPLHAVELDRDLIGRLQKQFGERLELHAGDALAFDFGALALPGPQPTLRIVGNLPYNISSPLLFHLSAFAPVVLDQHFMLQNEVVERMVAEPGTKAFSRLSVMLQHRYVIDKLLDVPPEAFQPPPKVNSAIVRMIPYAPGERPAVDVVTLGAVVSAAFSQRRKMLRNTLAAFRDLVDFDALGFDLARRAEDIPVDEYVRVAQQVMASGAPLPPVPGTQDV, from the coding sequence ATGACCCACACACCTAGCCGGCAACATCAGGGCCACTTTGCCCGCAAGCGTTTCGGGCAGAATTTTCTCGTCGACACAGGCGTGATTGATTCGATAGTCGACGTCATTCGTCCGCAGCCAGGCGAGCGCATGGTTGAAATCGGACCAGGCTTGGGCGCGTTGACCAAGCCGCTGATCGAACGCCTCGCCAGCCCGCAATCACCGTTGCATGCCGTTGAACTCGACCGCGACCTGATTGGGCGTTTGCAAAAACAGTTCGGTGAGCGGCTTGAGCTACATGCTGGAGACGCGCTGGCGTTTGATTTTGGTGCGCTGGCGCTGCCAGGCCCGCAACCTACGCTGCGCATCGTCGGCAATTTGCCGTACAACATTTCGAGCCCGTTGCTGTTTCATCTGAGCGCGTTCGCACCGGTGGTGCTCGATCAGCATTTCATGTTGCAAAACGAGGTGGTGGAGCGGATGGTGGCTGAGCCTGGCACCAAGGCCTTTAGCCGCTTGTCGGTGATGCTGCAGCATCGCTATGTGATCGACAAGCTGCTCGATGTGCCACCCGAAGCCTTTCAGCCGCCACCCAAGGTGAACTCAGCGATTGTGCGGATGATTCCTTACGCGCCTGGCGAGCGGCCCGCCGTCGATGTCGTGACGCTTGGCGCGGTGGTGAGCGCCGCGTTTTCGCAGCGGCGCAAGATGCTGCGCAACACGCTGGCGGCGTTTCGCGATTTGGTGGATTTTGACGCGCTGGGTTTTGATCTGGCGCGCCGCGCCGAAGATATTCCGGTTGACGAATATGTGCGAGTGGCACAGCAGGTGATGGCGTCGGGTGCGCCGCTGCCGCCTGTGCCGGGTACTCAGGACGTTTAG
- a CDS encoding DUF6531 domain-containing protein, protein MSNTPGGMGNYACINDISLIDQWCHAANDEQPEQRCPVADPVYPGSGAVTLNEVDFISGDDQRLVFARTYRSRPLARNVTAMGPAWFHSWQRQLALAEANSGSGSKVLAYRQNGEPVTFKGNGGTWRMEGGNALTLAQTGTEWTLSDPAAATTETYSAQGVLLSERTRTGFTRGP, encoded by the coding sequence ATGAGCAACACGCCCGGCGGCATGGGCAATTACGCCTGTATCAACGACATCAGCCTGATTGACCAGTGGTGCCATGCGGCCAATGACGAGCAGCCAGAACAGCGCTGCCCGGTCGCAGACCCGGTTTATCCCGGCAGCGGGGCGGTCACGCTCAACGAGGTTGATTTCATCAGCGGCGACGATCAGCGGCTGGTGTTCGCCCGTACCTATCGCTCCAGGCCACTAGCCAGAAACGTCACGGCGATGGGACCGGCCTGGTTTCATAGCTGGCAGCGCCAGCTAGCGCTGGCCGAGGCGAATAGCGGGAGCGGGTCGAAGGTGCTCGCGTATCGGCAAAACGGTGAGCCCGTCACGTTCAAGGGCAACGGCGGTACCTGGCGGATGGAGGGCGGCAACGCACTGACGCTGGCGCAAACCGGCACCGAATGGACGCTGAGCGATCCCGCTGCGGCAACCACCGAAACTTATTCAGCACAAGGCGTGCTGCTGTCAGAGCGGACCCGGACTGGCTTCACACGGGGACCCTGA
- a CDS encoding M48 family metallopeptidase: MLKPSVPPGGLPLENPQLDLPLFSTANTSAPPSAGASGASGSEATPQQTPAATSSPAADGSKRRSLTLGAQTLQYQLKRSARRSIGFSIDSSGLSITAPRGVTLAEIENAISEKQRWIFTKLNEWQTRVEQRALPRIDWKDGAQVPYLGRPVSITLDASSGALRFDAEHARLTLPLPLQAEPQQIKDRVQGWLQGEAKRLFGERLAFYAEKLGVSYRGYALSSAATRWGSCSSDGKIRLNWRLVHFPLPVIDYVVAHELAHLREMNHSPRFWQTVESIFPEFRQVRQTLKDHPPELLPTL, from the coding sequence ATGCTCAAGCCCTCCGTGCCGCCAGGCGGCCTGCCACTCGAGAACCCGCAACTCGATTTGCCACTCTTCAGCACCGCGAACACCAGCGCGCCGCCCTCCGCAGGTGCCTCGGGTGCCTCAGGTTCCGAGGCCACACCGCAGCAGACACCCGCAGCAACATCCAGCCCCGCCGCCGACGGCTCGAAGCGGCGCAGTCTCACACTGGGCGCGCAAACGCTGCAATACCAGCTCAAACGCTCAGCCCGCCGTTCGATCGGCTTTTCCATCGACAGCAGCGGCCTCTCGATCACCGCGCCACGCGGGGTCACGCTGGCCGAAATCGAAAACGCCATTAGCGAAAAGCAGCGCTGGATTTTCACCAAGCTCAACGAATGGCAAACCCGGGTGGAACAGCGCGCGCTACCGCGCATCGACTGGAAAGATGGCGCACAAGTGCCGTATCTGGGCCGTCCGGTATCCATCACGCTTGATGCATCGAGCGGTGCACTCCGCTTCGATGCGGAACACGCACGGCTGACATTGCCCCTGCCACTGCAAGCCGAGCCACAGCAAATCAAAGACCGCGTGCAAGGCTGGCTGCAAGGCGAAGCCAAACGGCTGTTTGGTGAACGGCTAGCGTTCTACGCTGAAAAGCTAGGCGTGAGCTATCGCGGCTACGCACTGTCGTCTGCCGCGACACGCTGGGGCAGTTGTTCCAGCGACGGCAAAATCCGGCTGAACTGGCGTCTGGTGCACTTTCCGCTACCCGTGATTGACTACGTCGTCGCACACGAACTCGCCCACTTGCGCGAGATGAACCACAGTCCACGCTTCTGGCAGACCGTCGAGTCGATTTTTCCGGAGTTCCGCCAAGTCCGGCAGACACTCAAAGACCATCCACCGGAATTGCTGCCCACGCTTTAG